A DNA window from Rossellomorea marisflavi contains the following coding sequences:
- a CDS encoding glycoside hydrolase family 1 protein, which translates to MHYKTPKDFPGNFLWGASTSAYQIEGAWNEGGKGMSVIDAMDHPEGTAGFTVASDHYHRYQEDIRLFSELGLKAYRFSIAWTRIFPNGTGEANEEGLAFYDRLIDELIANGIEPLVTMYHFDLPYALEEQGGWLNRQTVDAFTHYAKTLFQRYGHKVNYWITINEQNTLILHPGAVGIPKGGTLPTKKELYQQNHNMMVAQGRVMALCKELSPHAQIGPALNMTSMYQATSKPEDAIAAHNWETLRGYSFLDLAVHGRYNPLLWSYLEERDWLPRIEADDFEIMQMGRPDFIAMNYYSTATIAESTGSAQDVSPRAGDQQIMLGEIGVYRPEENPYVDKTKYGWVIDPVGLRLTLRKIYERYALPIVITENGIGARDELTEDGKVHDDYRVQFLRSHIEQIQLAITDGVNVFGYCPWAAMDVVSTHQGYGKRYGFIYVDRGEFDLKGMDRIKKDSYYWYQRLISTNGKDI; encoded by the coding sequence ATGCATTATAAAACACCAAAAGACTTTCCAGGGAACTTCCTGTGGGGAGCTTCTACATCTGCCTATCAAATAGAAGGGGCGTGGAATGAGGGCGGTAAAGGAATGTCGGTCATTGATGCGATGGATCATCCCGAAGGAACAGCGGGATTCACCGTTGCCAGTGATCATTATCACCGCTATCAAGAGGATATCCGGCTCTTCAGCGAACTCGGTCTCAAGGCTTACCGCTTCTCCATTGCATGGACAAGAATTTTCCCCAATGGAACGGGAGAGGCAAACGAAGAGGGGCTCGCCTTCTATGACCGCCTCATCGATGAATTGATAGCAAACGGCATCGAACCACTGGTGACCATGTACCACTTTGATCTCCCTTATGCTCTTGAGGAACAAGGAGGATGGCTGAACCGTCAAACCGTCGATGCCTTTACCCATTATGCTAAAACCCTGTTTCAACGATACGGGCACAAAGTAAACTATTGGATCACGATCAACGAGCAGAATACGTTGATCCTTCACCCCGGAGCCGTTGGTATTCCCAAAGGGGGAACACTACCGACCAAGAAGGAACTTTACCAGCAAAATCACAACATGATGGTGGCACAAGGCAGGGTCATGGCCCTATGCAAAGAACTCTCCCCTCATGCTCAGATCGGGCCGGCCTTGAATATGACGTCCATGTACCAGGCCACAAGTAAACCTGAGGATGCCATCGCTGCCCACAACTGGGAAACCCTGCGAGGGTACAGCTTCCTTGACCTGGCCGTACACGGACGCTATAACCCATTGTTATGGAGTTACCTCGAAGAACGGGATTGGCTTCCTCGCATAGAGGCAGATGACTTCGAGATAATGCAAATGGGAAGACCCGATTTCATCGCCATGAATTATTACTCTACTGCCACCATTGCAGAGAGTACAGGATCTGCCCAAGATGTCAGCCCCCGTGCAGGTGATCAGCAGATCATGCTTGGAGAAATAGGGGTATACCGTCCGGAAGAAAACCCGTATGTCGATAAAACGAAGTATGGATGGGTGATTGATCCCGTCGGTTTACGCCTGACCTTACGAAAGATCTATGAACGATACGCCCTTCCCATCGTAATCACGGAGAATGGAATCGGTGCTCGAGATGAGTTGACCGAAGACGGAAAAGTCCATGATGACTACCGTGTTCAATTCCTACGCTCTCATATCGAGCAGATCCAATTGGCCATAACCGACGGCGTCAATGTCTTCGGATACTGTCCATGGGCTGCCATGGATGTCGTCAGCACCCACCAGGGATACGGGAAGAGATATGGTTTCATCTATGTGGACCGGGGCGAATTTGATTTAAAAGGAATGGACCGCATCAAAAAAGACAGCTATTATTGGTATCAACGACTCATTTCCACGAATGGGAAAGACATCTAA